A single genomic interval of Coccidioides posadasii str. Silveira chromosome 1, complete sequence harbors:
- the FMP21 gene encoding putative mitochondrial protein, conserved (EggNog:ENOG410PPXV~COG:S~BUSCO:15496at33183), producing the protein MLRELGTSRFRRGLDALSKSQSLEEKKTSGRNFLLTGPAPPRLPKEEQEIFERLQRQSTGAFSTPRSPPKVNQPGDADASSSSSSSSSSSSEPRIDEGEELHPDVRLGVKPEFDGDVNPKTGEVGGPKNEPLRWGSGGDWSYGGRVTDF; encoded by the exons ATGCTCCGAGAACTTGGGACTTCCCGATTTCGTCGTGGGTTGGATGCTCTTTCCAAGTCGCAGTCTCtcgaagaaaagaaaacatcgGGAAGGAACTTTTTACTT ACCGGGCCCGCCCCGCCGCGCCTGCCCaaggaggagcaggagatATTCGAGCGGCTCCAGCGCCAGTCCACAGGGGCGTTCAGCACACCTCGCTCACCGCCAAAGGTCAACCAGCCCGGCGATGCTGacgcctcctcctcctcttcttcttcttcttcttcctcctccgaGCCCCGGATTGACGAAGGGGAAGAACTGCACCCGGACGTGCGGCTGGGCGTGAAGCCCGAGTTCGACGGAGATGTGAATCCCAAGACGGGAGAGGTTGGCGGGCCGAAAAATGAGCCCTTGAGGTGGGGTTCCGGCGGCGATTGGAGCTATGGTGGGAGG